A single genomic interval of Adhaeribacter pallidiroseus harbors:
- a CDS encoding S-adenosylmethionine:tRNA ribosyltransferase-isomerase gives MPLHPKNITIQDFRYQLPESLVAQFPLANRDASKLLFYQRGSISDHGFREIPDLLSPEALLIFNDTKVVQARLLFTKPTGGIIEIFCLEPVFPYTEMQQAMQQTTTCSWQCLVGNAKRWKSGLLQMPLPTGFLQAELQERAADGFIIKFSWQPAALTFAEVLETAGKLPLPPYLNRDAEEADKIRYQTIYAATEGAVAAPTAGLHFTENILTKLTQRNIKQAKVTLHVGAGTFKPVKASAMADHQMHAEEIYVSSATIRSLQEQFPKSIIPVGTTSLRTLETLYWLGILIARNPELKSLHVPQWLPYEADAALPRPAETLQVLLDYLQANQLDYLRATTQLLIAPGYPFRICSGLVTNFHQPESTLLLLVSALIGEDWRRVYEHALENQYRFLSYGDSSLLLP, from the coding sequence ATGCCACTACACCCGAAAAATATAACTATCCAGGATTTCCGGTACCAGTTACCGGAATCACTGGTTGCTCAGTTTCCGTTAGCTAACCGCGATGCCTCTAAGCTGCTGTTTTACCAACGGGGAAGTATTTCGGATCATGGTTTTCGGGAAATACCGGACTTACTATCACCCGAAGCCTTATTAATTTTTAACGATACCAAAGTAGTACAAGCCCGGCTTTTATTTACCAAACCAACCGGCGGTATCATTGAAATATTTTGCCTGGAGCCGGTTTTCCCGTACACCGAAATGCAACAAGCCATGCAGCAAACAACAACTTGTAGCTGGCAATGCCTGGTTGGAAATGCGAAACGCTGGAAGTCGGGTTTGTTGCAAATGCCGCTACCAACAGGTTTTTTACAAGCAGAACTGCAAGAACGCGCAGCCGATGGATTTATCATCAAGTTTAGCTGGCAACCAGCTGCTTTAACTTTTGCTGAAGTACTGGAAACAGCCGGGAAATTACCCTTACCGCCTTACCTAAACCGCGACGCCGAAGAAGCTGACAAAATCCGTTATCAAACTATATATGCTGCCACGGAAGGTGCCGTAGCAGCCCCTACCGCCGGATTACATTTCACCGAAAATATACTCACCAAACTAACGCAACGGAATATTAAGCAAGCAAAGGTTACCCTGCACGTGGGAGCAGGCACGTTTAAGCCAGTAAAAGCCTCAGCAATGGCAGACCACCAGATGCACGCCGAAGAAATTTATGTATCCTCTGCAACCATCCGAAGCTTGCAGGAACAATTTCCAAAATCTATTATTCCGGTAGGTACTACTTCGTTACGCACCCTGGAAACTTTGTATTGGCTGGGCATCTTAATTGCCCGGAATCCCGAATTAAAATCTTTACACGTTCCGCAATGGTTGCCCTACGAAGCAGATGCAGCCTTACCTAGACCTGCTGAAACCTTACAGGTTTTACTGGATTACTTACAGGCAAACCAACTAGATTATTTACGCGCCACAACGCAACTCTTAATTGCCCCTGGATATCCGTTTCGTATTTGTTCTGGTCTGGTAACAAACTTTCACCAGCCGGAAAGCACCCTGCTGTTATTAGTATCAGCGCTGATAGGTGAAGATTGGCGTAGAGTGTATGAGCATGCTCTGGAAAACCAATACCGTTTTCTAAGTTATGGCGATAGCTCCTTATTATTACCATAA
- a CDS encoding YaiO family outer membrane beta-barrel protein, with product MLKAASTQAQSFTSDEYFQKARQTAFEQKKYAEAIQLCQQALKQSPDYLDIRIFLGRLYYWNNQKDSSLSELQAAFQKKPDYEDAAQALADITYFEEDYTKALNYSQIGLQYHPSSSGLAIRKAKCLAALLRHQEAYTYTDSLLRADPDNDQLRSLTSQLREYSNHNKVGVGYDYTYFDKQFTNPWHLINLDYSRQTKAGSFGGRVNYTNRFAQSGLQFEAEGYPRISKVFYAYANVGYSADMPLFPKWRAGFSLYANLPKAFEAESGFRYLNFDNNTWIYTISLGKYYKNFWFNARTYLSPGNNSISQSYTLTTRYYLKGADDYFSFFLGRGISPDDRLQATRLNSNYRLQTARIGGGYRFSLNKQHIFYLTVTYENVEYLPETKGNQLNFSVGYLLRF from the coding sequence TTGCTGAAAGCTGCATCTACCCAAGCACAGTCTTTTACTTCAGACGAATATTTTCAAAAAGCGCGTCAAACAGCCTTTGAACAGAAAAAATACGCTGAGGCTATTCAGCTTTGTCAGCAAGCTTTAAAACAAAGCCCCGATTACCTCGATATTCGTATTTTTTTAGGCAGACTGTATTACTGGAACAACCAAAAGGATTCGTCTTTATCAGAGTTACAAGCCGCTTTTCAGAAAAAACCAGATTATGAAGATGCCGCACAAGCTTTGGCCGATATTACTTACTTTGAAGAAGATTATACCAAGGCTTTAAACTATAGCCAAATAGGTTTACAATACCATCCTTCTTCCTCCGGGTTAGCTATTCGTAAAGCAAAATGTTTGGCAGCACTACTTCGTCACCAAGAAGCGTATACTTATACAGATAGTTTATTACGAGCAGATCCTGACAATGATCAACTCCGGTCGCTAACCAGTCAGTTAAGAGAATACAGCAATCATAATAAAGTAGGCGTAGGTTACGACTATACGTATTTCGATAAGCAATTTACGAATCCCTGGCATTTGATTAACCTTGATTATAGCCGACAAACCAAAGCCGGATCTTTCGGGGGACGGGTAAATTACACCAACCGGTTTGCACAAAGCGGTTTACAATTTGAAGCAGAAGGTTATCCCCGTATTTCCAAAGTTTTTTATGCGTATGCCAATGTAGGTTATTCCGCCGATATGCCTTTATTCCCAAAATGGCGGGCTGGATTTTCTTTATACGCCAATTTACCCAAAGCCTTTGAAGCAGAAAGCGGATTTCGGTATCTTAACTTCGATAACAATACCTGGATTTACACCATTTCGTTAGGAAAATATTACAAGAACTTTTGGTTTAATGCGCGTACGTATTTATCGCCGGGCAATAACAGCATTTCTCAATCTTATACACTTACTACCCGCTATTACCTCAAAGGAGCCGACGATTATTTTTCCTTTTTTCTTGGTCGGGGTATCTCGCCTGACGATCGTCTCCAGGCTACCCGGTTGAACAGCAATTATCGCTTACAAACCGCTCGGATCGGTGGGGGCTATCGGTTCTCTTTAAACAAACAGCATATTTTCTACCTCACTGTTACCTACGAGAATGTGGAGTATTTGCCCGAAACCAAAGGAAATCAATTAAATTTTTCGGTGGGCTACCTCCTGCGGTTTTAA